The Apium graveolens cultivar Ventura chromosome 6, ASM990537v1, whole genome shotgun sequence genome contains a region encoding:
- the LOC141666127 gene encoding uncharacterized protein LOC141666127: MDDDMSHQIVMCENAKHMWQTIELLMAGTEEVRENRLDILTTQYEAFKSLPGENITSVFERLNKLINELSIYGKRYEQKEINRKFMLKLPTHLISKGDSVRERLDFKTMSPDKLYGKIKTHERELEQKKIIYGSGAVDVKNAELLKTTDLVASKHKDLDITAEKPKTDAQVLCDAEVDDGNLSRDPRDYYTMEELQDMKDPTMANMEAMFGNLRFRRKQAFRGSGSSNRGQKSPSYSDSGYKIRMVDRKNVKCFNCAEMGHFATECRRSQQAKDK; this comes from the coding sequence ATGGATGATGACATGAGCCATCAAATTGTTATGTGTGAAAATGCTAAGCATATGTGGCAAACCATAGAGTTGTTAATGGCAGGAACGGAAGAAGTCAGAGAAAACAGACTTGATATTCTGACTACCCAGTACGAGGCATTCAAATCTCTCCCAGGTGAAAACATAACTTCAGTCTTTGAAAGATtgaacaagctgataaatgagCTGAGCATCTATGGGAAGAGATATGAACAGAAAGAGATAAacaggaagtttatgttgaaatTGCCCACACATCTCATAAGTAAAGGAGATTCAGTTCGTGAGCGCTTGGACTTTAAGACTATGTCTCCGGACAAGTTATATGGGAAGATAAAGACTCATGAAAGGGAATTGGAACAGAAAAAGATTATATATGGAAGTGGTGCAGTGGACGTGAAGAATGCTGAGTTACTGAAGACAACTGATCTTGTAGCTAGTAAACACAAGGACTTGGATATAACTGCTGAAAAGCCAAAGACAGATGCTCAAGTGCTATGTGATGCTGAAGTTGATGATGGAAATCTCTCTCGTGACCCAAGGGATTATTATACAATGGAAGAGTTACAAGATATGAAGGATCCCACCATGGCTAACATGGAAGCTATGTTTGGAAACCTGAGATTCAGGAGGAAACAAGCCTTCAGGGGATCTGGTAGCAGCAACAGGGGTCAGAAATCTCCATCATATTCAGACTCAGGCTACAAGATACGGATGGTGGATAGAAAGAATGTTAAGTGTTTCAACTGTGCAGAAATGGGACACTTTGCCACTGAATGTAGAAGGAGTCAACAGGCAAAAGACAAATGA